From Oryctolagus cuniculus chromosome 17, mOryCun1.1, whole genome shotgun sequence, a single genomic window includes:
- the SNX11 gene encoding sorting nexin-11 produces the protein MGFSCKMSETQEQEEVITVRVQDPRVQNEGSWNSYVDYKIFLHTNSKAFTAKTSCVRRRYREFVWLRKQLQRNAGLVPVPELPGKSAFFGSSDEFIEKRRQGLQHFLEKVLQSVVLLSDSQLHLFLQSQLSVPEIEACVQGRSSVTVSEAILRYAMSNCGWAQEERQSSSHLATGDQPRSCCFLPRSGRRSSPSPPSEEEDRLAGWAPAVDSEAPSLEGASVAPLSSPSCCGSARRADRASGPVGGDCAVPLDPGQLETLREK, from the exons ATGGGCTTTTCGTGTAAGATGTCGGAGACCCAGGAGCAGGAG GAGGTGATCACAGTGCGGGTTCAGGACCCCCGTGTGCAGAATGAGGGCTCCTGGAATTCTTACGTGGATTATAAGATATTCCTTCAT ACCAACAGCAAGGCCTTCACCGCCAAGACTTCCTGTGTGCGGCGCCGCTACCGTGAGTTTgtgtggctgagaaagcagctACAGAGAAACGCTGGTTTGGT GCCTGTACCTGAACTTCCTGGGAAGTCAGCCTTCTTTGGCAGCTCAGATGAGTTCATTGAGAAGCGACGCCAAGGGCTGCAGCACTTCCTCGAAAA GGTCCTGCAGAGTGTGGTCCTCCTGTCAGACagccagttgcacctcttcctgcAAAGCCAGCTGTCGGTGCCCGAGATAGAAGCCTGCGTCCAAGGTCGAAGCTCGGTGacggtttctgaagccattctgCGCTATGCTATGTCAAACTGTGGCTGGGCccaagaagagaggcagagctcTTCTCACCTGGCGACAGGAGACCAGCCCAGGAG TTGCTGCTTTCTTCCAAGATCGGGCAGGAGGAGCTCCCCCTCGCCGCCCAGTGAGGAAGAGGACCGCCTAGCAGGGTGGGCTCCTGCTGTTGACTCCGAGGCCCCGTCCTTGGAAGGCGCCAGCGTCGCTCCGCTGTCCTCACCGTCCTGCTGTGGTTCTGCGAGACGGGCTGACAGAGCCTCCGGTCCCGTGGGAGGGGACTGCGCTGTGCCTTTGGACCCTGGTCAGTTAGAAACACTTCGGGAAAAATGA